The Onychomys torridus chromosome 4, mOncTor1.1, whole genome shotgun sequence DNA window ATTCAGAAGCAGACCAGTGTCAGACAGTCTCTGAACTGCCTACTTAAATGGTAAATTTCCTGCAGTTAGAAATTGATATTTTGATTTCCTGCAGTTGGCCCTATGTCATAAATGATGCCTGGGCTGAGTGAGGATGAAAGAGAATAATGATGTTGAAATCCTAGTTGGAAACTGTTggaggtgtgtgtttgtgcctgcaTCCCTTTGAGGTATACTGTTTATAGCATCTTGTCCTCCCGTAATTGTTCAGAAAGgaaatttgttttactttgtagTGTGCAGCAACCACTTACCCCTTTAAAAGATAGACTTGAGGGCACCTGAAGGGTCTCCCTTTAGGACATGTGTCATTCTTCACATGGCAAATTCTCTCCTAATGCAGCTTCTCTCTGGGTTCTGAAGGTAAGGCGCTCTACCAGTTTCCATCATGCTGCCTCTTGTGTGGGACTCTGTCCCCCCAATGCTGTCCCACTTTAGAGGCCCAGTCATGGCCCTGTGACCTTGAGGCTGCCTCTCTACATAAATCTCATCTTGAATAGAGTAGGGTGAGCTGTAGAACACATGATAAGCAGAATCTTTATACATTTCCAAGTAATTATTTGAGTTAAAGACACCAGGTGGAAAGatcctattttattattatttctgtataAGACCCCAGAAAAAGTAAACTGAAATGACAACTGGCtagtgggaaagagagaggagaggatacTAGAAGACCTTTTGATGGTGGCagatcattttcttgattgtggtAGCTAGTTCgcagatataatatatattaaaacggTCTTAGGCTGGAACAGTTTCCTGTTCCAGAGTAAAATGGCTGCCTTCCAGGGCCTGTTTGTAGAGCTCTTACCTTCTTTGTATGAAATGAGGGTCTTGGAGATGGTAGGTATACTTATCAAACAACAGCATCTGAAATGAAGAAActtaaatagttaaaaaaaaatagctcaagAAATCCAAGAGAATTATTGTTTTTGAACAGAAAAATTAATAATACTTTAATTAAGGAAAATACTTAGGCAAGTATTATTGAGATACAGCTTATATCAAGTATAACTTGGGAAAGGTTATTCAAAAACACTTTAAGGCagtctgttgttttttctattgaCAGCTTAATTTGTGCTGTGAAAATACATTGCCAAAGATTACAAAACTTAAGGTAACTTTGACTTGAAAAAATGTATGAGGAACAGGACttcaatttgaattttaaatctGAGTTATCATttaagctttcattttctttgaaatatgcATAAAGTAAATCTAGAgtttatagaaattatttttttaaatgtccttggCATGGATGCTGAAATGTAGAGTTGGACTTAATACATACAGGTCTTAAGTAAAATGCCCCTGGATCATTGCTTTAAGAGCAGGTTACATGTTGCCTGGGCTAAAGTAGTTGCTCAGGTACGTGATCAGCATTGAGGGCGCCATTGGGTTGGATGGATGACTTACTATCCTTAGTACCCTGGTTTAAACAGTGTGGTCTCCCGCTGTAAGTGTGCTTATTGGAACTCAGTGTGAACTGGCTGTGCAGCTTCAGAGGTTTATATTGACATAAAAATCGGAGTTGTGTACTTCCTTTGTtcattcctcttttctctttagcTCCCACTGAAGATCGATATCATCAAGCATCCAAATGAAACGGACGGCAAGAGCACTGCTGTGCACGCAAAGCTTTTGGCGCCCAACTCTGTGAGCATCTACACATATCCGTGCATTCCAGAGTATGAAGGAAAGGATCACGAGGTGGGCGGCTTGGCACTTAGAACCCTCATGGGAGCTCTTAACTCCATCCCCTTTCTGAACTTATTTGAACATGATTTGATATCCTCTTAGCAATCTAATGTTATGCTCATTTAATGCTAAATATGCATTTTACTTTAATGATGCTTTCATAGTGTATATCTCTGTGTTATTCGAATTTATTTAGAaagttataattataaataatatctgAGTTTGATCTAGTAATATGTTTGTGTACTCTGCTCTGTTAAATACCACTTATCTGATTAAGTAGAACACACCATTATACTCTATACATTTTTTTagacagtttcactgtgtagtccatgCTAGCTTTGAAACTCAAGATCCTGTTGTCTTAACCTTGTAGATGTCAGGCCTACAAGTGTATCTCACTGTCTCCACTCTATTATACTATTTTATACTACCATCACTAATGGCTGTAAAAAACCATCACACCATTTCCTTCCCtgccttatttattttatctttccttATTATACAAGTGAAAATAGTATTTAGTCATTAAAGAGTTTCTAgtggttgttttttaaaagtatcatGTATATTGCCTTTTTGTCTCTTTGGCTAGCCTGTAACTCTTAggaaacccaggctggccctgattTCATGCCCCTGcatctctagtgctgggattataggagtataGCACCATACCACAGAAATTTAATTCAAGGTACTGTTAATGTGGCTTTGTCAATCAGTGAGTAACTTATTTTGAATTAACATTTCCAGATAGTATGATTATATGCAATTAGGAATAAGCTAAAAACTTTACCATATATGGAAGAAAACAAGTAATAGAATCAGTGTAATGCTTATTTTTTAGACATTCAGCATCTCTTTTTTCTTAGAGTTTTAAGTCAGAATTTATGTTGAAGATCACAGCAGCATGGAGCTAACTTGAGTTTCTTTGTTTTAGGTTGTACTTGTTTTTCCTGGGCCTCAGTCCATCTCAATAAAAGATGTCTCTTTTCATCTGCAACAAAGGATTGAAAGTAAAGGTCGAAGCAAAACTGATGACCTTGATATGCCGCCTTTTAAACTCAAGAGACCTACGGTTGAGGAAGGCTGGGATTTGAATGagagcatgtgcaaaggcccagcATTGAAAAGAGCTGTCTTTATTGACAGCACCTGGAGCCAGACAACCCAAATAGCCTCTGATGAGCGCCTTCGGGGTAAGGACATGTGTCTGGGATTTTCCTCTGATAGCTTTTATTTAGAAAAGCTTCAGATTTGTAGCTCCCTCAATAGAAAAGTTACATTCAATGTTCACATTTGCTccatttctcttctccctttctgtattATACGTGTACTTATACATCTATGTACATTGTTAATGGAACTGTTTTAAAGTACGTAGTAGGCTTTGCAAAACGGCACTCTAAATAGTATTGCTCTTTTTAATAATAAGGACACTCCTATGTAATAAATACAAAGCTATCATCACTCCTAAGAAAATTAGCAGAACTACAATATCTAACATGCAGTCTGTCCTCACATCTTTCTGATGAATACAATAATGGCTTTTGCAGCACTTTCCCCTGACacagcatttaaatatttaaatacttaagCATTTAGATTTTCGATGCTTGCATAGCTTTGGTTTCTTAATCTAGAACAGTTTCCTAAATTTAAGTTTTCTTGATTTAGATTTTAGTAAAGTGGTCTGATTGGTTGTTTAATGTCTCAGGATTAGACTCAGTCTAGATATTTTGGTTAACATACTTTttagattatttaaaatttatgtgtatgtatgtgtgtatttgtgtgcatgtacatatagaAGCctatgcaggtcagaagagggcaacagatccgttggagctggagttgtaggcagttgtgagcttcctaatgtgggtgctgggaatcaagcttgGGTCCTGCACATGAACAggaagtgctgttaaccactgttCTGTTTCCCCAGATCCATAGTTAGGGTACTTTAAAGAAGAATAAATCCAGGCTTGTCTATAGCTGGTCCAGCTGTATCTGTTGTTTGTTGTCATTATTGACAGTATGTCTTTTATCATTTCATCAGTTGTTTGGTTGAACAATCCCTGAACATTGAATTGAAGTTGGCATATAAAACAAGCTTCCTTATTTATAATTGATTATGATGTTGATTGCCAGATCTTTCCACCataaaggtttattttctttagtagagtattattttaagatgtgttacttttgtttatgttgcatttgtccaACTCTGGGAAACTGTTACTATGCCTATCTAAAACATCTAAAATTgacctgaacagccaatagcaaggcaggagaaaagataggtggggctggccagcagaaagaatatatagagaagaaaaaagatggaggagtgaaaaaaagcagcagccagagaaggagaaggacccagctacacagcaagccacagagtaagagaacCGGAAAAGCCCAAAAGCAAAAGgtagtagatgggataatttaaaatttaaagaggaagctggctagaaacaaaacaagctaaggccaggcattcctaATTAAGAATGAGCTTCCATGTGTTATTTCTTTGAGAGCTGGGTGGAGGGTCACCCTAAGAGTAAAAGAGCCAgaacacaaccaccaccaccaattttTCTTTAGTATACTGGAGTAATGCTTCAGGCTACAGACTTTCTCAGCAGTGCTTAATATTCATGGACTAATCAGTCATTAAATTGAGAAGtgagaaatggagaaaatttAGTCATGTTACTTCTTCATGTGTTAATTGGCCTTTTTATTACTGGCCTCAGTAGTTTGTACTAGTATTGGCCTCAGTAGATGCAGCAGAATACCTCAAACCTACTTTGACTTTCTTCCTGACCCAAACTTGGAATTATCATTTTCTTAAAGACCTATGGTTCACTTTACTAGGATCTGATTTTAGAAGCTGAGTTATGTAAGTTGATTACCACATGCCGTTTGTTAGTGAACGGAGCCAAGGAAACAAGTAGGTGCACATATTGTGCGTTCCCAGTGGTAGTCTAACTcagtttaatattttaagaatttcttcttttttacttcTATCTCTATGCCTTTTATGGAAAAAATTCCCATgtgtataaatgtctgtgtgtatatatatataatgcatgtgcatatgtgtttatgtatatgtaggcacatgcatgccactgagtgtgtgtggtggtcagaggataaCGTCTGGTGTCATCtcttgccttccaccatgtgtcAGACAGAGCCTCTCATTCACTGCACCAGTCTGGCTGACTCAAAGCTTCTGAATGTTCTCCCATCTCTACTTCCATCTCACCAAAGGGGTTGGGAATATAACTGTGTGCTGCTGCATCTGCCTTTACCTGGATTCTGGGATCTACTCATGTCCTTGTGCTGTTGTGCAGCAAGCGtgttactcactgagccatctcctagcccTGTGTGCCTTTTCCAATTGAGTGAAATGCCGAGCTCCTAGTAACAGATTAAAAGTGACTTTCCTTGCCCAGTAACACAGCTAGCGATCTGAAGGCCAGGGGCTCACACCACTTCTCTTGTTTCTCTGCACCTTTTCCAATGCTTCAGACACTCCCCGTGGTTTCTCTAAAAGCTTCAGGATTTTTCCAGACATTGAACAGCTTTGTGATTAGAAGGCAAGAAAGTTACTCTGTTGGTATTGTGTGGTTGCCAGAAGGTCTCAAGAAAGGACGTACTACAATCTTAATCATTTCCATACTAAGAAAGTACAAAGTTCATTTCACTGGCTTAATAATTTGTTAGATAATTAGATTGTATCTGTGGGTCACAAGACTTTGAAGAACTTATTGTTATTTAGTAGATGAATCCATGCTGCCCTGTGCTTTGAAGGAGTGAGAGATCACTGCCTGCCACGGCCCCTTGATCCTGTTACGGCTGCAAGTTACTCCTCAGTCTGAAGATCTGTctgggatgtttttctttttattaccttTTATGGTAATTTCTAGGTTCAAATGAAAGAACACAAGTAAAAGTCCCTGAAAAACCTATAAATGGAATTATTCTGGTACTATTCAAAGTCAGTTTGTTTAGGTTTGCCTCAAATGAAATTTGTACAAAAGATTGGTTTCTCCTTCCTGACTTCCATAGAAAGCATACATCTCACTTCTGTGCTTGTTCATAACCATGAAATGGTTCTCTACAAGCAATTCTCGGCATGTCCTAATTCAGCCCCTGCCTCCTCTGACTCCTCAGGAATAATGGAGGCAGGCCATATCTATAGCCTCCATGTTTGTAAAGATAGACTTCTGGATAAACCAAATTGCCTCTATAAGAAATGATCTATGTTTGTAAAAAGTCACAGGCTTTAGATCTTAAAATGCTTTTTCATTTGGCTAAGCTGAACAAACCACACTTCAACTCTCAGATGTGTGTATTAGGAGTTCGCCTCCATTGTGCGTTctgaatgaagaaattaaaagtcACTGTAACAGGCTGGAcccatggctcagtgggtaaaccatggagtcagttcccagcacatacatggctCATGACcatcataactccagttccagagcatccaaCACCCTTATCTGAGGCATGCCCATggtacacactcatacatatgtacaggcagacagtcatacacataaaataaagcaaaaggaCTTAATAGCGAAACTATTGCTTTGCCATTGTTTACCGAGACCTCAGCTCTGGACATTTCACTAGTATCAGAGTAAAACACTAAAAGGTACGAGTCCTTGGTGTAACTTTGTTCATTCTACCTAAAGCCAAAATGCAGAGTGGCATAGCATTCTGGAAGATTCATCAGAGGGTAGATGGACTCCAGATTATTAAATTATCAGTGTACCATAATGTTTTCCAAACCTAGGcagctctttctcttcatttttgagAACATTGATACAGTTTTTGAAAAGGACTTTGGTTTGTGTTTAAACACTGTCATTTCAGGGTCTGTGCATATGGTCATTTATCAGCTTAATTAGCTTGATGCAATGCCGAACCTGTCATACACTGAACTCATTTAATGCTGTTAATCCCGTGGGTATGGTGGTCTAGCTGCTTGTGCTCCCAGCCTCACACTGACTGGCAGCTGTTCCTCCCTGCTCACCCCATCGTCTCAGCACATTGTTACACTGTCCATTACCACCCTGAGAAAAGACACAGACGACATAGAGCCAGTCATTTACTCTCAGTACTTAGACCAGATACTTGTCTCCTCATTGACTCACCCTTTGCGACCAGGAGATCCTccaggctgagagcagcactgGTCTATAAGACTGaacagaaatatttagaaagctgTTTAACAACATTTAGGGAAAGCTCCGTAGAGTGATCTTCCCTTTGGTCATGCCTTTCCCAGCCATAAGCTTTTGACCAAGTGTAGAGTATCAGGTGTGAGTTCTCTCCCATGGAGTGGGCTTCAGGTTCAGTCACAGAGAGCTTGGTTAGTCTACAAATAGCTGTGCCACTGTCGCATCCCACGGGCATGTCTCACTTGGCAGCTTGCTGTTGTAGCACACAGGTCTAAAGGGAGCGAGCAGCCTAAGTGGCACCTTTCAGCACTCTGCATGCTAGCCAGCAGGAAAGAAGAGTTTCAGTCTGTAGCTGgagctggcctggtactcactgtgcagcccacaGTGACCTCCAGAGTGCTAAAATTACATAATGTGCACCATCACacatgagtttttgtttgtttgtttgtttttccctgagtaagttttaattttttttagatttttatttattctgatttAAAATAATCCTTTCTGAATTCTTTCAAAGAATTGTGCGGATGGCACTTTAAAAAGTTCAAAATTGGGTGGGCAAGGTGGcttggacctgagttcagttcccaggaccaaTATGGTATAAAGCAAGAACTGACTGCTGTAGATAGTtcccgttctctctctctctctctctctctctctctctctctctctctctctctctctctctctctctctccccgttgCTACTGTTTGTGTTCATTATTTCTGTCTGTCCTTTATTGTCAGTCCACAGCTAGACTCTCTACTGATCACTGTTTTACACTGCAGTGGGTATTTGGGATTATGTGACTGTGACCACTTTGTTGCTCAGCATTCTTTTGTCCCTACTTCCTTTGCTGAAACATATCTTTCAAGAATTCCTTCGAGGGTCCTGTTGGCAGAATagtgtgtgtttttctgtgtaaccacTCTTGTCTTTGTGAAACAGTGTTTTCTAGGTTCACATTTTAGCTTCCTTATTCCTCTGCTGTCTACAGCATTCTGTTGTTGCTGAAGATGTTTCATATCATGTTACTTAACAGTTATTTACACAAAATATGTCAGTTTTTTCCATATGACATATTTTTCCATATGTCATATTTCCATATGACAAAGTTGGTAAGTATTCTTAAGGGATTTTCCTCCATACTTCATTTTGGTTGCTGCTCTCTTTTACCCACATTTACTCCTCTCTGGATATACAGATTTAACAGTTTGATGAGATGGAATTCTGGGAGTTGTCTTTGTGAGTCTTGTGGCTTCGCTTTATACAGTGTTTTCCAGTTTCATGTATTTTCCtgcatttttcaaaattttactttttccttatgTCCAAATAGAATTCCATGGTTTACTTACTACATCTTTTCTTATCCATTGTTCTGTTGATGGACATGAAGGCTGGCTTCATTTCCTTGCTATGGAGTAAAAAGCAGTGATGGATGTGGATGAAAGAGAATCTCTGTGGTGTGATAAGTCCATTGAGTTTTATTCACAGCAGTAGTATAGTGAGGCTGTGTGTTAGTTCCATTATTAGTGTTTTGAGAAACTTCCCTTGCAATTTCTGTAGTGGCTCCACAgtttacattctcaccagcaatgaATAAGAGTTCCTTTTCCCCCAGCTCCCCACCTTGTAGAGATCTCTCACTTCCTTGGTTAGCTTATTTCTAGATAGTTgggttggttttgctttgttttgtttttgaagcaattatAGTGGAATATTTTTCCTGATTTCTATTCTCTGCAAATCTATTATTGGTATACATAAAAGCTACTGGGTTCTGCATCCTTTGACTTTGTTGAACATGTTTCAAAAGTTCTCTAGTGGAGCCCATTGGGGTGTTTTAAATCAGGAGAATGGGCGCACTGTCTATTTAAGAGTTTTTTAGGAAATGGTCTGTCTTCCTTTGTTTAGTATAATTTTGGCTATTGTTTGTTATATATAGCTTTTATCATATCGTGGTGTGATAAAAACTCTTACTTTCTTGagtacttttattatgaaggcaTGTTGAAAATAGTTAAGAGTttatactggtttagtaaagagattctcctccaagatccatgacttcactagccctgggtagatGGCTAGGTTTTtagtatcaggcatgatttctctctttAGTGGGTTTAGTTAAGCCTGAttaaagagctgttggttaccaccaggACATGGGTGCACCACTGTACCCTTAGGATTATGGTGCCGTGCtggttgttgtggttcataggtatcagagctgggtaggactattggtgGCTCCCCTCTTTTGGAAGCttacatggtgccttctggtaccaagaaagctagtcctcagggaagaggctGTTGGGCTCGTTCAAGGACCTCTAGACCTTATGTCTAAAGTGCCtagtgtcttcagcagtagggatgtttaccttccacctctggggaGCAACTAGGGGCAGAAATAACAACCTGTAATAGTTGGGAGGCTCTTGGACAACAGTGACCAGCAATAACtcagaagagggcttctcatgcctggtgttggggttttAGTTATATCTTTGGCTCTTGGAAGGAACATTGTTAGCCCAGATGAGAAAACTTCATTTatactatgtatgtatgtttatgcaccTACTTATATGTATTacaatagtatgattccttataaCTTGTTAAGACCTCCTTACTATTATCttatcttcctgccttcttcctaGTTAGATCTATAACAaaatttaaaggggaaaaaaaaaagagcaaataaaaatgacaacgattgttgctgggtgtggtggtgcacacctttaatcccagcactcgggaggcagaggcaggtggatctctgtgaatttgaggccagcctggtctacaaagtgagttccaggacaggctccaaagctacacaaagaaaccctgtctagaaaaacaaacagacagacaaaacaaaaacaaaatgacagataAATCCTTTTTGCAAGTGGATAATGAAGTTCTGTGaacaagttaaaatttaaaaagaaactttagaTAGAAGCTAGCCGGATAGAAACCCTGAGATAGAAGACTCCTTCTTGTTGactttttaatgtgtttgcaAGGTCTGAGAACCAGGGAGAATGGGGATGCACATGTTGTCTCTCTATGTACCTCcgtacatttaaaataatacccTGTTTAGAATTGGAATAGAAGGAACTTATCTTCACTTTAAAAACAATCCTTGAAGTAATTAAATTATCATTGTGTATCAACACATATTATTGTAccagttattattattgttctcAGTAATAATGCGATTGAGAAGTATTTACAtgttcccttttttgtttgtttggcagaGTTATTACAAGTTgaactgaaaacaagaaaaacttgCTTTTGGCGCCATCAAAAAGGGAAGCCAGATACTTTCCTTTCCACAATTGAAGCCATTTATTACTTCCTGGTAGACTACCATGGTGACATGCTGAAAGAGAAGTACAAAGGACAATATGACAATCTTTTATTCTTCTACTCTTTTATGTACCGCTTGATAAAGAATGCCAAAGGCTCTGGAGAGAAGACAAAACCCAAACTCATCCATTAGTTCTGCACGCTCTGCTTGTCATGTTGCTCTGCTGATGTTCACAAGCTTGCGGCGGTTAGCCTGTTTACTCTGGGGGGTTAGCCTCTTTACTCTGGGGGTTAGCCTCTTTACTCTGGGGGTTAGCCTGTTTACTCTGGGGGGTTAGTCTGTGTACTCTGGGGGTTAGCCTGTTTACTCTGGGGGGTTAGTCTGTGTACTCTGGGGGTTTAGCCTCTTTACTCTGGGGAAGTCATCGTGCTCAGTGCCTGgtagaggatgggggtgggggtgtccagttttgttccttttaaaggaaaatttgaaTTTTGGCAATTTTAAAGAGATAGTCCTGATTAAAAGACATAGCTTAGAAGCTATTTGCTTGCTTTGGGCATATCTCAGTTGCACTACATTTTAATATGTTGTGTTACATTTATGTGGTTGACATTATATATGGTTAGAGATTGTCTTATCCTTTCACTTATACTTGCCCTCACCTTTGGATTTTTAAACTAAGTCAGAATCttggcaaaacaaaaaaagtgaaacaTAATTGAGGTTAGTGGCAGAATTGGCAGAGGTAGTGTGTTGTACTGTCTCTGTAAGTCCACACTTCCTCCCCGTGCCTGGCCTCCGCTCTGGGAGAGAACTGTGCCGTCATGGTCACATGGTCCTGCCAGAGGGATGCGCATATGACCTGTTTTGGCAAGTCAGGTGAGTACTTAGGCCCAACAGAATCAGGTCTGTTTTGATGTGCTAGGGACGCCATAGGAgatagaatttatttttcaagagtGAGCAATGTGGggttaaaatataaatttcttcATGTTTGAAACATGACTCTGGGAATAAAGGTAAGCTTGAATTGATTTAAGTAGGGCCAAGTCTGGATCGGGGTGTGGCAGGGTGGAGGTGTGTGCTAAAGTTAGACTTCCCTAAGCCGAGTCTCTTGCCATTCACGCATTTCAGCAAAGCGTCAGAACAGTTAAAAGGTTGAAGGGAAATCTTTGCCATCTCACAGCGGCCATAACCCACATACTTCAGATGAGAGTGCTGCACAGCCCTCTAGCAGAGGAAACCTGTAAGAACAGTGAACTGCCTGTGCTTGCCCTATTTCTCTTTGGTATGATAAACTAAAAATGGCCTTAACCTGCTGCTCCCTGCCCTTCGCCCCTTCTTTTGTTGCTCTCAAGAACCTCTCACTCTGAATCTGAGCCACAAACATTTCCAGGATGgctgtatttgtatttttgtggttTGGCTGTTGACATATAAATGTGCATGGCCATGCTCACCTGCTGGAGGGTGCAAGGTGGCCTTTATCCTGCCCCTGTACTCCTGTGTAGTCAGGTGACATGACAGCCACCTACCACCCACCTGACACGTGTGCAAGGAGTGCCTCACAGCACTGGCACTGAACTGGTTTTCAGCATTGTTGTGCCAGTATGCAGCCTATCTGTGGATCGGATGCATCTCAAGCATCTAGGAAGGGTTTTAGCCCCATTATTTCTTAAGCCCTTGACAAATGGCTTTTTCTTAGTTCCCATCTTACACACTGGCAATACCAGTAGGCTTGCAGGATTCCCTGTGGCTGCCAAAAGGGCTTTGGGATGTAATCTGCAATGTTAGTGGAATTAACTAGATTAATGGCCTGGATATGTTTGgcaccctcctcttccttcagaGGACTGTTTCCAGCCACTCAGCCTGCTCATCCTGACATGACTGTTTGGTTAGGCCAAGAGACTGATGCTGTCTCTTCATGGACTCCATGCCACAATGGCAGATGCTGTCCAGTGTGAGTCAGTTTGCTTTTGGCCCCTCCCTGCTagtttctctcctccttttcagtGTTACCACCCAGCACCAGGCAGTCTAATAAAGCTGCAAATCCAATCCTACCCTCAGGCTCTTGCAGAGAAGCCAGCTATTCTTGGTGGGATTTGGTCAGAAAAGCAGACATCACTTAAAGTGTTAGCACgatttttaaacaaatgcaataaagGAATTGGGGCTTCCCTAAAGGTGAAGTTATTGTGGGAGTAAGTCCGGAAAGCTTCAGCAGGGAAGGATCAGAGAAAGGGACATCAGAGCTGCTAATACCCAGGCCTGGCTGTACAGACCTGGAAGGCTTCAGCTTGGAAGGCCTCTCAGTTACTCGTCCCACACATCTAGACTTGGTGACAGGACCTTCTCAACCCATTTGGAAGCCTTCAGAAGTAATAAAAGGACTTTGCTTGGTCTTTTCTTTGAGGCCATGTTAATTTAGTCTTTGTCCCAGGTCTGTCTttaataatcatattttatttgattaaaaaagaGTTTCATTTTCAATCCAGAACCCTAGGTTCCTTGCTTCCTCTCA harbors:
- the Dtwd1 gene encoding tRNA-uridine aminocarboxypropyltransferase 1 encodes the protein MALSPSVFPQESEKNNANHVETKQSQTASIASDDPLQNLCLASQEVLHKAQRSGRSRCLQCGGSRMFYCYTCYVPVENVPTEQIPLVQLPLKIDIIKHPNETDGKSTAVHAKLLAPNSVSIYTYPCIPEYEGKDHEVVLVFPGPQSISIKDVSFHLQQRIESKGRSKTDDLDMPPFKLKRPTVEEGWDLNESMCKGPALKRAVFIDSTWSQTTQIASDERLRELLQVELKTRKTCFWRHQKGKPDTFLSTIEAIYYFLVDYHGDMLKEKYKGQYDNLLFFYSFMYRLIKNAKGSGEKTKPKLIH